One genomic segment of Primulina tabacum isolate GXHZ01 chromosome 9, ASM2559414v2, whole genome shotgun sequence includes these proteins:
- the LOC142504301 gene encoding uncharacterized protein LOC142504301: MRPPKFFGTEGGEKATAWLKSMNYLFNFVEYTPELRLKLAVYQLKDRGQLWWKATEEAIREFGQIISWEVFCTHFIQEYSPPSYYSAKEAEFNQLVHENMSVGEYGSQFYTLLAYVPHVSNSDRSKLSCFMLGLNQMIHTLVMTGAPTTYPEAVEKAKNIEGLGVAFRCQWEYLLISLHSQTIHRKQRKFKAKEKQFKKKSYHSSSSSGSSRGGRSSGYVKILVGDVEPSYQQPRGSAQQYFPGPQQARVHALTHDQAHETPEGVIADTGESHSFLSAAFIDEHEIATTLLLDTVAVSTPAGVHLMSHEIVLNCVIRFDDNLMITNLVKLSMSDFDSLLGMDTLTNYRATVNCFHGVVIFRPYYGNKWNFYEILKVSDIPVVKDFPDVFPDEIPDFQPQRKIDLSFELMSGTNSISRAPYRLALAELKELKEQL; the protein is encoded by the exons ATGCGTCCTCCAAAATTCTTTGGAACTGAAGGTGGTGAAAAGGCAACAGCATGGCTGAAGagcatgaattatttatttaattttgtggAGTACACTCCAGAGCTGAGACTCAAGTTAGCTGTTTATCAACTCAAGGATCGAGGACAACTGTGGTGGAAAGCCACAGAGGAAGCAATCCGAGAATTTGGTCAGATAATATCTTGGGAGGTATTCTGTACTCATTTTATTCAAGAATACTCGCCTCCATCTTATTATTCTGCTAAGGAAGCTGAGTTCAATCAGTTGGTTCATGAAAATATGTCAGTAGGAGAGTATGGCTCTCAGTTTTATACTCTTCTAGCTTATGTACCTCATGTTTCTAATAGTGATCGTTCCAAGCTGTCGTGTTTTATGCTAGGACTGAATCAGATGATACATACGTTGGTTATGACTGGAGCACCAACTACTTATCCAGAAGCGGTAGAGAAAGCCAAGAATATTGAG GGTCTGGGAGTAGCATTCAGATGCCAGTGGGAATACCTCCTTATCAGCCTCCATAGTCAAACCATCCACCGAAAGCAGCGGAAATTCAAGGCTAAGgaaaagcagtttaagaagaaGTCTTACCACAGTTCCTCTAGTTCAGGTAGTTCTCGTGGAGGAAGATCTAGTGGTTATGTTAAGATTCTTGTGGGAGATGTGGAG CCTAGCTACCAACAGCCGAGAGGATCTGCTCAGCAGTACTTTCCAGGACCTCAGCAGGCTAGGGTGCATGCTTTGACACATGACCAGGCTCATGAGACCCCCGAAGGGGTCATTGCAG ACACGGGAGAATCTCATTCGTTTCTGTCTGCTGCATTTATCGACGAGCATGAGATAGCTACTACCTTGTTGTTGGATACGGTGGCTGTGTCTACCCCTGCTGGTGTGCATTTGATGTCTCATGAGATAGTTCTGAACTGTGTGATTAGATTTGATGATAACCTTATGATAACTAATCTAGTCAAATTATCTATGTCTGACTTCGACAGCCTTTTGGGAATGGATACTTTGACGAATTATCGAGCCACCGTTAATTGTTTCCATGGTGTTGTCATATTTAGACCTTATTATGGAAATAAGTGGAACTTTTATG aaattttgaaagtttcAGATATTCCTGTGGTAAAGGATTTTCCTGATGTGTTTCCTGATGAAATTCCTGACTTTCAGCCTCAAAGGAAAATAGATTTAAGTTTTGAGTTAATGTCAGGGACGAACTCTATTTCTAGAGCACCGTATCGTTTGGCTCtagcagagttgaaagaactcaaggaACAGTTATGA